The Acanthochromis polyacanthus isolate Apoly-LR-REF ecotype Palm Island chromosome 2, KAUST_Apoly_ChrSc, whole genome shotgun sequence genome contains a region encoding:
- the zgc:162592 gene encoding probable G-protein coupled receptor 21, with translation MYTTLNLSTFADSNLSDHQRLQELSHRSIKVSIIVVLGVVITLGNIAVLMVITSSVDGWSRNSRYLLLSLTAADSAFGLLVMPLNLWVSLLKDYTDGPDALCHVVAFSNATVYSTCMYTLATISLERYIAVFYPLQYTTLMTRRRTLLLIAFSWCFPPFLLLPISFPDGIIEVHFSTASLVCNPSYSSNVGYSLSLTCFIFFPCSVIMTYANLRVWCAAKRQRLKLRKYNCARCSRHDVASRVLVPVLAAYYTCWTPCMAAMIYNAVSGSSVPEWIEFVVVWLPTSNGFLNCIFYFWINRSFRRKFHLVLQRLALAACPALANTLGCCSTSKTHFVSVIPDNNNSVHERSSSVSSTCTLLTLA, from the exons ATGTATACAACACTTAACCTCTCgacttttgcagactccaacctGTCAGACCACCAGAGGCTGCAGGAGCTGAGCCACCGTTCCATCAAAGTGAGCATCATCGTTGTTTTGGGCGTCGTGATCACTTTGGGCAACATCGCAGTCCTCATGGTGATCACCTCCTCGGTGGATGGCTGGTCCAGAAACTCTCGGTAcctcctgctctctctcacTGCTGCGGACTCTGCGTTCGGGCTGCTGGTGATGCCCTTGAACCTGTGGGTGAGTCTTTTAAAGGACTACACTGATGGGCCAGACGCGCTCTGCCACGTCGTGGCCTTCAGCAACGCCACCGTCTACTCCACCTGCATGTACACCCTGGCCACCATCAGCCTGGAGAGGTACATTGCGGTGTTTTACCCACTCCAATACACCACTCTGATGACCAGGAGAAGGACATTGCTCCTCATTGCGTTCAGCTGGTGTTTCCCCCCGTTTCTGCTGTTACCCATTTCATTCCCAGATGGCATCATCGAGGTTCATTTCTCCACCGCGTCACTGGTCTGCAATCCATCCTACTCGTCCAATGTCGGATACTCCCTCAGCCTGACGTGCTTCATATTTTTCCCTTGCTCCGTCATCATGACATATGCAAACCTCAGAGTGTGGTGCGCAGCCAAAAGGCAGAGACTGAAATTGCGCAAATATAATTGTGCGCGTTGCAGCAGACACGATGTGGCATCCAGGGTTCTGGTTCCTGTGTTGGCTGCCTACTACACCTGCTGGACTCCCTGCATGGCTGCTATGATCTACAATG CAGTGTCAGGGAGCAGTGTACCAGAGTGGATAGAATTTGTCGTGGTGTGGCTGCCAACGTCCAATGGTTTCCTCAACTGCATCTTCTATTTCTGGATCAACCGAAGCTTCCGCAGGAAATTCCATCTCGTCCTTCAGAGGCTGGCTCTGGCCGCCTGCCCTGCGCTGGCCAACACTCTGGGTTGCTGCAGCACTTCGAAGACACACTTTGTGTCAGTAATTCCGGATAATAACAACAGCGTCCACGAGCGTTCTTCCAGCGTATCCTCCACCTGCACCTTGCTAACTTTGGCTTAG